In Lycium ferocissimum isolate CSIRO_LF1 chromosome 3, AGI_CSIRO_Lferr_CH_V1, whole genome shotgun sequence, the genomic window ttgttgatatttatatatgcTTTATTGTCTATGCGGATGCGCTTTCTGGCTGACCATGTATTTTGGCCAAATTATTAGGAAAACAAATGTAAATGATCTGAGTTGTTGTAGAATTATCCTTTTTGCTCAGGGGAGAAAGCAAAATTTTGAGCTGCTCCCGGAAACAAAATATCACTCCAATTTTTTCGGACAAACACTTTTACGAAAAATGTGTCGTGATTGATGATATTAAATATGAAGCAATTGTGTGTAATGCTTTAATATTGTTGCCTTTTTTACGAAAAAATACTTTGATTTAACAATgtttatatttattaaaataataccAGTGCAGCTAAGTGAAAACTGTTAAGTTAAAATAGTTCTCAGAAAGATTTCACTATTTTCTGAACAGTTATAAAGGAAATTAGTGTTATAAAGTAAAATAGGATTAGCTAACACATTAGGTTACTCAtctgtttttctttatttatttgttagtTTCCAAATATTTTCTTAGTAGAAAAGGCATACTTTCCACTATTGACATATTCTATTCATACTTTCTCTCCATTTTTTCATTCGCACCCATTTAGTTAGCTTCATTCACATTAATATTGAATTCGTATGATCCTAAATCAAAACAATTTATAATTTCGGAGACCAAAAAAATATGGAATAGTGACTTTATCTGGTATATAATCATTTTCTAAATGAATTCATGCAAAAAAACTTAATCAGATGCCCATACTAATTAACATCCGAATGAAATTAGAGGCATCTCCACGTCTATCGAATCTTAGATGACATATGTAGCTCAAGTCAAATTATGAAGGATGTTTGGGTTCAATAACCTTATATGCACGAACCAATTACTCGATCCACACTAATTTCCCGTTCTTGTTGAACATCTATATCACCAACTCACACCTCCAACTACTTTAGCTCTTATACTATGACTTCTAATATGTATCATATTCCAATAACAATTATATCTCACTCATGTATCCCTCAAGCCAAAACCAATTTGAACTTCTCATCCACGGTTACAACCCTATTCTATTACAATTAGTTATTTCCAGTAATTTCCTTTTCTTATAACTTCttgtgaaaattaataaaaataattaaaggcATAAAAGTCAATCAAAAATTATTCGTGCTTTTAATGTGGGgaaaatttcaataatgtaTAATCTAGCACACAAAATTACATCtcgtagccatatttttaaattacacctGCATAACCACCttttcacaatatacaacattagacagcaatatacaactttatacataTGAAGTAGACAAtatatcaaccttgtataaaagtgtatataataatgtatcgagtgtataataatgtataagaggtgtttatatccaagaaaattcaattgTATACAACAATTTACAGCATTTTTTCAATTGTATTATCACTTCTGTTATATCCAAGGTACCCCAGCTTGATGGAATCACATTTATAAGCTTTTGAATTGAGGGTACGAATTAGGCCATTTTAGATAATATTACAAATATGAGCTATTTCAGGTAATTATTTCTCCTAAATAGTCATAGAGGTTATTTTCCCTTTAATATGTGTAGATAAATAGATGTAGACGTCTAAATAACCAAACATTgagaaatatgcatatattgtAGGGTAGCATGCGAAACATAGTATAATAGCGCCCCCTCTCTAAATTACTTCCATTGTAAAACCGTTATCAACGATCtcaacaaacacacacacacccccaGCTGGATAAAGTAAGCAacaaacaacacacacacacacacattccatgaaGATGGTTCTCTCTTTCTTCATACTCTCTCTCTTAATGGTCCCTTCATCCTCCACCAGCACCACCACTATAGGCATTACCTACTCCCCCGGAACGAACTCCCCACCACCAGAGCATGTCGTAACAGCCCTTCAGTCACTCAAAATCCCATCAGTCCGACTCCTTAATCCAACTCCAAGTTTAATCAGAGCATTTTCCTACTCCAACATCTCCCTCCTCTTAACCGTACCAAATCATCTCGTCACTTCATTTGCTTCCAATCGTTCCTCAGCTACTCTCTGGCTTTACAACATTGTTCTTCCCTTTCATCCACGTGCTAAGATTTCACTCATTTCAGTTGGTTCCGACGTTATTTCCAGCGTTGTTTCTCCTGATCCTTCAACTGTCTTAGTCCCCGCCATGCAAAACTTGCACCACGCGTTGGTTGACCTGGGAATACGTACTGTTTCGGTTTCCACTACTTTCTCATTCATTAACGTGATTACCACCGCGTTTCCTCCTTCCTCAGCTGAATTCCAGGACCCTGTGAACAAGCTTGTTATAAGTCCTGTACTTGAGTTTCTTGAGGAAACTAACTCATCTATGCTTATGAATGTGTACCCTTACAATGTGTATCAATTACATGGAGAGATACCAGTTGGTTTCGCTTTGTTTGAGGAAACCCCGTTTAACTTCCGtgatgatgttgttacaggtgtTCGGTATCATAACTTGTTTGATATGATGGTTGATTCGGTTATTGCTGCTATGGCGGTTTCAGGTTACGAGAATGTTCCCCTGATTTTGACAGAAACAGGGTGGCcaagtaatgatgatgatgagaccATGAAGATGTATGCTGAGAAGTATTTACAGGGCCTGATTTCACATTTGAAATCTGGACTTGGAACTCCACTCAGGAAACAAGGCGTTACTGAGGCTTACATTTACCAGTTGTTTGATGACACCAACAATTTGACTTCTAATACTCAAGGTGGTGAAACAGTGCAGTACTGGGGAGTCATGTACAGTACTAACATGACCAtgaagtacaacatcaattttaaCAATGCTCAACACAATTCCAGAATGCTTCCAGATCTACTTGTTGTTCCCT contains:
- the LOC132050916 gene encoding glucan endo-1,3-beta-glucosidase, acidic-like; the protein is MKMVLSFFILSLLMVPSSSTSTTTIGITYSPGTNSPPPEHVVTALQSLKIPSVRLLNPTPSLIRAFSYSNISLLLTVPNHLVTSFASNRSSATLWLYNIVLPFHPRAKISLISVGSDVISSVVSPDPSTVLVPAMQNLHHALVDLGIRTVSVSTTFSFINVITTAFPPSSAEFQDPVNKLVISPVLEFLEETNSSMLMNVYPYNVYQLHGEIPVGFALFEETPFNFRDDVVTGVRYHNLFDMMVDSVIAAMAVSGYENVPLILTETGWPSNDDDETMKMYAEKYLQGLISHLKSGLGTPLRKQGVTEAYIYQLFDDTNNLTSNTQGGETVQYWGVMYSTNMTMKYNINFNNAQHNSRMLPDLLVVPSIYFLYHLLFWIVD